The following coding sequences are from one Microtus pennsylvanicus isolate mMicPen1 chromosome 1, mMicPen1.hap1, whole genome shotgun sequence window:
- the Bcam gene encoding basal cell adhesion molecule: MEPPDARAGLLWLALLLAGHSGTQAEVHVSVPPLVDVSQGHQITLNCILQEHPEHYVLEWFLVDASGSRHLLASGEPQGSELRSTIHNSRGRNPAYALDSRGGLVINDTQVGDERDYVCVVKAGPMGTSEATSRVRVFTTPEPTEVFPNKGTLSVLDESAQEIATCSSQNGNPVPNITWYRNGQQLKVPMELNTNGYMTSRTVREASGLYSLTSTLYLRLHKEDRDARFHCAAQYKLPSGQEGHLDSPAFQLTLHYPTEHVEFWVGSPSTTEGWVREGDAVQLLCQGDGSPSLEYSFFRLKNNQEELLNVNLKGNLTLEGVHRDQSGTYGCRVEDYDAAEDAQLVKMLKLHVAYLDPLELSVPEELFVFLNSSGTVVDCSARGLPAPTVRWTKDSVTLAHGPTLALDAVTFDSAGTYTCEASTPTVPLLSRTQSFQLVVQGTPELKPNEIKPISGNSWMEGDEVTLVCSAQGYPEPKLTWSQPGDTPAEPPFEGKGWMSSSLMVKVTSALSREGVSCEASNVHGKRSHVFHFGSVAPQTAQAGVAVMAVAVSVGLLLLVVAAFYCMRRKGRPSCCRRKEKGAPPAREPELSHSGSDRPEQTGLLMGGPSGGGRGGGGGFGDEC, translated from the exons ATGGAGCCCCCAGACGCCCGCGCAGGGCTGCTGTGGCTCGCCCTCCTCCTGGCGGGCCACTCAG GCACCCAGGCTGAGGTGCATGTGTCTGTACCCCCGCTGGTGGACGTGTCGCAAGGACATCAGATCACCCTGAACTGCATACTACAGGAGCACCCCGAACATTATGTGCTGGAATGGTTCCTT GTTGATGCTTCTGGGTCCCGACACCTTCTAGCTTCTGGGGAGCCACAGGGCTCAGAGCTCCGGTCCACAATCCACAACTCTCGGGGTCGCAATCCCGCATATGCTCTAGACTCCCGCGGGGGACTGGTGATAAATGATACCCAAGTGGGCGATGAGCGGGACTACGTGTGCGTGGTGAAGGCTGGGCCAATGGGAACCTCAGAGGCCACCTCAAGAGTCCGTGTGTTTA CAACCCCCGAGCCTACGGAGGTGTTTCCCAACAAAGGAACGCTGTCTGTGTTGGACGAGTCTGCCCAGGAG ATTGCCACCTGCAGCAGCCAGAACGGAAACCCGGTGCCTAACATCACATGGTATCGGAACGGGCAGCAACTGAAAGTGCCCATGGAATTGAACACAA ATGGTTACATGACCAGCCGCACCGTCCGAGAGGCCTCGGGCCTGTATTCCCTGACCAGCACCCTCTACCTGAGGCTCCACAAGGAGGATCGGGATGCCAGGTTCCACTGTGCTGCTCAGTACAAGTTGCCCTCAGGTCAGGAAGGCCACCTGGACAGCCCTGCCTTCCAGCTCACGCTGCACT ATCCCACAGAGCATGTGGAATTCTGGGTGGGAAGTCCATCCACCACGGAAGGATGGGTGCGTGAGGGTGACGCTGTCCAGCTGCTCTGCCAGGGTGATGGCAGCCCCAGCCTGGAGTACTCCTTTTTCCGCCTGAAG AACAACCAGGAGGAACTGCTAAACGTCAACCTCAAGGGGAACTTGACCCTGGAGGGGGTGCACCGGGACCAGAGTGGCACCTATGGATGCAGAGTGGAGGACTACGATGCCGCTGAGGACGCACAACTCGTCAAGATGCTAAAGCTGCATGTGGCCT acctggatcccctggagctgagcgTGCCCGAGGAACTCTTCGTCTTCCTGAACAGTAGTGGCACGGTGGTAGACTGCTCCGCCAGAGGTTTGCCTGCTCCTACTGTGCGCTGGACCAAG GATTCTGTGACCCTCGCACATGGTCCCACTCTGGCTCTCGACGCTGTTACCTTTGACTCTGCTGGTACCTACACATGTGAGGCCTCTACACCCACCGTCCCCCTCCTGAGCCGGACACAGAGTTTCCAGCTGGTGGTTCAAG GGACACCAGAGTTAAAACCAAATGAGATAAAGCCCATATCGGGGAACAGCTGGATGGAAGGAGACGAAGTCACGCTGGTCTGCTCCGCCCAAGGCTACCCAGAACCCAAACTCACCTGGAGCCAGCCAGGCGATACT CCAGCAGAGCCTCCCTTTGAGGGCAAAGGCTGGATGAGCAGCTCGCTGATGGTGAAAGTGACCAGCGCCCTGAGCCGAGAGGGCGTGTCCTGTGAGGCATCTAACGTCCATGGCAAGAGAAGCCATGTCTTCCATTTTGGCTCTG TGGCCCCTCAGACTGCCCAAGCTGGAGTGGCTGTCATGGCTGTAGCCGTCAGCGTAGGCCTCCTACTGCTTGTGGTTGCTGCTTTTTACTGCATGAGACGCAAGGGGCGCCCCAGCTGCTGCCGGCGAAAGGAGAAGGGGGCTCC gccagccagggaacCAGAGCTGAGCCACTCTGGCTCAGATCGTCCAGAGCAGACAGGCCTTCTTATGGGTGGGCCCTccggaggaggcagaggtggcggCGGGGGATTCGGAGATGAG TGCTGA